A genomic window from Pyxicephalus adspersus chromosome 2, UCB_Pads_2.0, whole genome shotgun sequence includes:
- the PLPBP gene encoding pyridoxal phosphate homeostasis protein, with protein sequence MWRAGMSEEIGRALFAVREKLQHAAATRAQNLPAVQPRLVAVSKTKPADMVIEAYRHGQRYFGENYVQELLEKASDANVLSSCPDIKWHFIGHLQKHNINKLVAVPNLHILETVDSVKLADKVNASWQKKASNEKLKVMVQVNTSSEESNSPFEFCPLLQKGKDDVEVGSTNVRVGSTIFGDRVYKKPAKGEANVASN encoded by the exons ATGTGGAGGGCAGGCATGTCAGAGGAGATAGGGAGAGCTCTGTTCGCCGTGCGGGAGAAGTTGCAACATGCTGCGGCCACGAGAGCCCAG aatcTTCCTGCGGTGCAGCCCAGACTGGTGGCTGTTAGTAAAACCAAACCAGCTGATATGGTGATTGAAGCTTACAGACACGGACAACGATATTTTGGGGAGAATTAT GTTCAAGAGTTATTGGAAAAGGCCTCCGATGCTAAT GTTTTGTCTTCCTGTCCAGATATTAAATGGCATTTCATTGGACATCTACAGAAGCACAACATCAACAAGTTGGTTG ctgtCCCAAACCTTCACATTTTGGAAACCGTGGACTCTGTGAAGCTTGCAGACAAAGTCAATGCTTCCTGGCAGAAGAAAGCATCTAATGAGAAATTAAAGGTCATGGTACAAGTCAATACCAGCAGTGAAGAAAGTAATTCACCTTTTGAGTTTTGTcctctattgcagaaagggaaagatGAT GTTGAGGTTGGCTCCACTAATGTCCGCGTTGGGAGTACCATATTTGGTGACCGAGTCTACAAAAAGCCAGCAAAGGGAGAAGCGAATGTCGCCAGTAACTAA